In the genome of Halodesulfovibrio sp. MK-HDV, the window ATTAAAAGTACTTGGCGAATACCATCTCGCGTTAGGCGACACTCTTAAAGCTATTGAATGTTTTGAAGGTGCTATGGAGCTTAATAACGAATCTTCTGAGCCGCTTCTTGGCCTTGCCGCAGTCAGCATCTTTGCTGGTGACCACGACGGCGCGTTATCGCTCTATATGAAAGCTGCCGCTATGGAAAAAAGTGCCCGCGCACATGCCGGTATCGGTCTTGTTCTTGCGGAACAGGGTAAGCACGATGAAAGTTTTACCCATTTCCTTACAGCTCTCTCCATTAATCCAGTTGATAAGGTAGCTCTTAACTGCCTTCTCCAGCAGGGTTACAGCACCGAGCGCGTTGAAGAAATTCTTCCTGCTTTTGCACGCGCTTTGGAAGAAGACGAAACTGACACTGCAGTGCGCTTCTCCTATGCAACTTGTCTTTTTTCAACAAACCGTAAAGACGAGTCTATTGCAGAATTCAACAAAATTTTACGCCTTGATCCTGAACATAAGGCAACTAAAGAAGTACTCACGCACATCGCTGCGTAGTTACCCCCTCCACAAAGTTGTAAGGCACCCTGTGCTGAGTTTAGACTCAGAACAGGGTGCCTTATTTTTTAATCAGTTTCCTCGTTATACATTTTTGTGTAAGTAGATTAAAGAATATTACACATCACACTTGTTCTTTTTTATTCCGTGTACTAGCGTAATTTAATATAACATTTGTATGTTTTATTAGTCTGTTAGACGGGATTCATCCTGCTCAATCTAAATACAACAGGGAGTTAGATATGGCAGGAGCTACGGTTCCAACAAGTACTGAGGCAGAGCACGTAGACAACGCACAGCGCACCCGACCTATCTTCTACGCCAATGACTCCGCCCGCGACATGGTACTCCATTCACCGCTGTGGGAATTCTGGTATTCCGCTGATGGAGCACTGGAAGTCGTTTCCCACGCCTGCGAAATATGCTGCGGATACGAAGCAAAGCACTTTTACCGTAACTCTCGATTCATGGAAGCCATCCTCCTTGAAGAACACCTTCCGCTATGGCACGGACTATGGCGCAAGATGGATGAGGGGGAAAACTATGCATGTGCAGAATTCCAAATCCGCTTGCCGGACAGCAAAAAACGCTGGATGAAATTTGAAGCAAGCCGCGCCTTAGATGCCGACGGCTGCGATTGCGGTATTCGAGCTTTTTGCCACGACATCACAGCACACCGCAGTGTTGTGCAGCAACTCACCCACTTCACATGGCATGACAGCCTTACAAAACTCCCTAACCGTTGTAAGTGCATAGAAAAAATAAAAAAAGCCATCACTCGTGCCAAAGCTACCAATCATTGGAACTTTTCCGTCATCTATATAGACATCGACCGTTTCAAGAACATTAACGATTCTCTTGGTCATGCCGCCGGTGACGCTATTCTTTGCAAACTTGCAGACCGCCTCCGCTCTTCTACATACGGCTTTGAAACTGTCTTCAGAATTGGCGGTGACGAATTTGTGCTTATGTATGAGGACACCACTGATCATCAATCCGTCCACCGCTCCATCGAAACTCTCATCAAGCGTATCAAGCGCCCTATTCTATGGAACGGCAAACAGATTCATATGTCTGCCAGTTTTGGCGTCATGCACGGCGATTCAGAAGTAGACACAGCAGAACGTTACCTGCAAAACGCACATGTAGCGCTCAACCACGGACGCT includes:
- a CDS encoding tetratricopeptide repeat protein, producing the protein MSDYQTLKVLGEYHLALGDTLKAIECFEGAMELNNESSEPLLGLAAVSIFAGDHDGALSLYMKAAAMEKSARAHAGIGLVLAEQGKHDESFTHFLTALSINPVDKVALNCLLQQGYSTERVEEILPAFARALEEDETDTAVRFSYATCLFSTNRKDESIAEFNKILRLDPEHKATKEVLTHIAA
- a CDS encoding bifunctional diguanylate cyclase/phosphodiesterase; translation: MAGATVPTSTEAEHVDNAQRTRPIFYANDSARDMVLHSPLWEFWYSADGALEVVSHACEICCGYEAKHFYRNSRFMEAILLEEHLPLWHGLWRKMDEGENYACAEFQIRLPDSKKRWMKFEASRALDADGCDCGIRAFCHDITAHRSVVQQLTHFTWHDSLTKLPNRCKCIEKIKKAITRAKATNHWNFSVIYIDIDRFKNINDSLGHAAGDAILCKLADRLRSSTYGFETVFRIGGDEFVLMYEDTTDHQSVHRSIETLIKRIKRPILWNGKQIHMSASFGVMHGDSEVDTAERYLQNAHVALNHGRSNGTDGVAVYDSQIFSNALKLISMELDLHNALINDEFFLVYQPVVDTVTRAMTGFEALVRWKNSQGNIISPTKFIPLAEETGLILQLGEWVLHEACSTLAGWRKSNPLFKNLKVNVNLSARQLSDLELTDIVSNILEKTNLPPDCLRLEVTETMLMENPDYADITLRRLRALGVGLCIDDFGTGYSSLMYLQQFPISNLKIDRSFVADMEKNPANYEIVKAVIALAHALGLTVVAEGVEEEEQRIMLLEAGCDFSQGYLFSRPIPPQELPSLLSSMQAPQKCLPQAG